The window TCGAGCAGCCGGGCATCCCCTGGCTGCGGGCGGGCGGCAGCGGCGCCTGCCCAGGTGTTCAGACCCAGGTGATGGTGGTAGCCGCCGGCCGAGAGGAAGAGCGCGCCCGCATAGCTGCGCACGACGACGTCGAATCCCAGCGCCGCGTGATAGAAGGCCGCCGCATCGTCCAGGTCCGCCACATGCAGATGCACGTGCCCGATCACCGTGCCCGCAGGCATGCCCTGCCACACCGCGCCCCCGCCCGCCCGCACCAGATCCGCTATGTCCAGTGGGCGGGTGTCCATGAGCAGCTCGCCCTTCTGATAGCGCCATGTCGAACGCGGACGGTCCGCATAGACTTCGACGCCCAGTCCGTCCGGGTCGCGCAGGTACAACGCCTCGCTCACCAGATGGTCTGAAGCGCCCGGCCGCTCGCCGCGAGCCGTGAGGTGCGCCAGGAAGCGCGCCAGCGCGCCCCGGTACGGCAGCAGGATCGCAAAGTGGTACAGGCCCAGCCTACCCCGGTGCGGCACCGGCGCCGCACCGGCGCGCTCGTGCAGCTCGATCAGCGGCACGTCGCCGCCCTCAGCCGCAAGCGCCACCGCCTCGCCATGATTTGGGACCGCGCGGAAGCCGAGCGTGCTCTCGTAGTACGCCAGCGACCGCGAGAGGTCCGCTACCTGCAGCCGCACCCGCCCCAGCCGGGTCGCGGCCGGGAGGCGGGGCTCCCCGATGATCGCCGCGCCCAAGCTCTCCTCGCCCGCGGCCCCGCCCGCCATCGGGTCACGAGCTGGCATGACGCCCATCCTCAGGCCGAAGTGATGCGCCACCGCATGAAGTGATGCGCCATCGCATGCAGGTAGGACACGTGTTACGTTACAGCAGCAGCGAGAGCATACGTGTTACAACACCCAAAGTCAACCGCGGCGAGCAGACTGGCGATCGACCGCGGGCGGGGGGAAGCTGGCGTCGGTCAGGGGTACGGGCCGTGTGTCCGGAGGCTTGACCGGATGGCATCTCGAGCAGGAGCACGATCCTTGCGCCACGCCTGTTCTCCCAACACTCACTCGATCCGAAAGGACAGATCATGGCGCGAGAGACGGGGACGGTAGCGCGATTCATGGACGAGAAGGGCTTCGGCTTCATTCATCCGGACCGCGGCGGCAAGGACATCTTCGTGCACCACTCCGCGATCGGGGGCGCTGGGTTCAAGACCCTGCGGGAGGGCGAGCGCGTGGAGTTCGACCTCGTTCAGGACCCCAAAGGCCCCCGGGCAGAGAACGTCGTCCGCCTCGAAGAGTAGCGGCCGCTGCCGGCCCTGCACGAACGAGACTTCCCCGTAGGGCCAAGCGGCTCCCGGGGATCACCCGAGTCGCCGACGAGTCCAGTGCATCCCGAAACCACTTGACAGGCCGCTGCTCAGCTCCACACTTTACTAGTGCATTAAATAATGGATCAGTTTAGCAGCCCATGACGCCCAACCGACTGAACACGACCTTCGCTGCGCTCGCGGACCCGACTCGCCGCGCGATTCTCGCGCGCCTGGCTTTGGGCGAGGCCACGGTGACCGAGCTGGCGGAGCCGTTCGCCATGAGCCTGCCCGCCGTCTCCCGGCACCTCAAGGTGCTCGAGCGCGCCGGTCTGATCACGCGCCGCCGGGAGGCGCAATGGCGGCCGTGCCGGCTCGAGGCGAGGCCGCTCCGGGACGTGGCCGATTGGCTGGCGCAGTATCGCCGGTTCTGGCACGAGCGCCTATCGTCGCCCTGATCGCTCCTGTGTCGGCCGCAATCATGGGGCCCTACCCATGTCCAACCTCGAGAGCGGATTGCAGCTCTTCCAGTACCAAGCCATCCCGCTCCACCGAACGAAGCTGTTGCAGAGCTCTCAAAGCGCCTGGGGAGCGAATCCTGCCCAGCGCCCACACCGCGTGCCCGCGCACCAGCGGCTCCTCGTCCTGCAACGCCTTGACCAGCACCGGCACCGCCTCCGGCGAGCCCCAGTTGCCCAGCGCCACCGCCACGTTCCGCAGGAAGCCCGCGCGTTTGGCCCGCCGGAACGCAGAGCCACGCGAGTAATCCTCCCACTCCGCCTGGCTCATCGCCATGAGCTCGACGAGTCGCGGCCCGTCCGTCCCGGGCACCTGGAACCTGCCCTGCCCTGTTCCGGCTACCGTGCCCGAGCCCGTGCCCACCGTGGGAACCCGCCGACCGCGATCCCGCCCCCGATCCCGATCCGTTTCCGAGCCTGAGCTCGCCCGCAACTCCGGCTCGCGCGTAAGCTTCACGAACTTGGGCCCATTGAACGGGCACGCCTCCTGGCAGATGTCGCAGCCGAAGATGCGGTCGCCCACCAGCGGCCGCAGCTCCCGCGGGATGGGTCCCCGCAGCTCAATGGTGAGATAGGAGATGCAACGCCGGGCGTCGATGACCGGCGCACCGGCCGCATCCCGGCCCAGCAGCGCGCCCGTGGGACAGGCCTCGACGCAGGCGTTGCAGCGCCCGCAGTGGTCCGCCTCGAAGGGAGCGTCCGGCTCGAGCTCCAGCTCCAGCAGCAGCGTGCCCAGGAAGAAGTACGAACCGCGACGCGGGTGGATGAGCATGGTGTTGCGCCCGAACCACCCCAATCCGGCGCGGCGGGCCAGCTCCCGCTCCAGCACCGGCCCCGTGTCCACATACGCACGCGCCGCGGGCAGCTCCCGCCCGACCTCCCCTTCCAGCCACGCCAGCAGCGCCAGCAGCTTCTGCTTCAACACCTTGTGGTAGTCCCGGCCGCGCGAGTAGCGGGCGACGATGCCATAGGAAGCCGCATCGCCCGCCCGTGTCTCTGTGTCGCCCCGCTGCCGCTCCG is drawn from Gemmatimonadota bacterium and contains these coding sequences:
- a CDS encoding VOC family protein; this translates as MPARDPMAGGAAGEESLGAAIIGEPRLPAATRLGRVRLQVADLSRSLAYYESTLGFRAVPNHGEAVALAAEGGDVPLIELHERAGAAPVPHRGRLGLYHFAILLPYRGALARFLAHLTARGERPGASDHLVSEALYLRDPDGLGVEVYADRPRSTWRYQKGELLMDTRPLDIADLVRAGGGAVWQGMPAGTVIGHVHLHVADLDDAAAFYHAALGFDVVVRSYAGALFLSAGGYHHHLGLNTWAGAAAARPQPGDARLLDWEIVVPRPEQAEAAAARLREAGHPVERAAHGWLARDPWGTTLRLSGGAPLTK
- a CDS encoding cold-shock protein gives rise to the protein MARETGTVARFMDEKGFGFIHPDRGGKDIFVHHSAIGGAGFKTLREGERVEFDLVQDPKGPRAENVVRLEE
- a CDS encoding winged helix-turn-helix transcriptional regulator translates to MTPNRLNTTFAALADPTRRAILARLALGEATVTELAEPFAMSLPAVSRHLKVLERAGLITRRREAQWRPCRLEARPLRDVADWLAQYRRFWHERLSSP
- the queG gene encoding tRNA epoxyqueuosine(34) reductase QueG: MLASTASLTARLKKQAKRLGFDLAGIAPLHQSDHAAFLQQWLAAGRNGQMAYLARPDAVARRLDPRRAWPELRSALVVGLNYYPDDRAAQGEEPERQRGDTETRAGDAASYGIVARYSRGRDYHKVLKQKLLALLAWLEGEVGRELPAARAYVDTGPVLERELARRAGLGWFGRNTMLIHPRRGSYFFLGTLLLELELEPDAPFEADHCGRCNACVEACPTGALLGRDAAGAPVIDARRCISYLTIELRGPIPRELRPLVGDRIFGCDICQEACPFNGPKFVKLTREPELRASSGSETDRDRGRDRGRRVPTVGTGSGTVAGTGQGRFQVPGTDGPRLVELMAMSQAEWEDYSRGSAFRRAKRAGFLRNVAVALGNWGSPEAVPVLVKALQDEEPLVRGHAVWALGRIRSPGALRALQQLRSVERDGLVLEELQSALEVGHG